CCGGGCACGGTAACGGACAAGCCCGCATCGCCGCCCATTGCGTCAACGGCCAAAGTAATCATCGGATTCCCCTTCTCTTCCAAACCTGTTTGCCTGTTTTTCAGACGGCCTCATTCGGGCTGCGCCTCACCGTGTCCGGCAGCCAGGAGATTGTGCGCGGCAATGTCTTCCGCGTCCCACGGATAATTGATCCACCAGTCTTCGACGGTGATGCCGCTGAAATAACGGATGCCTTCAGGCAGCTTGCCCGCCTTTTCCTTGATTTTTTCGTGCAGCACGGCAACGCCGATTTCAGCGAAATTTTCCTTTTGCAGCTCGTTCAGCACGAATTCGAGCGTTACGCGCGAATCGTCCACTTCGTCCACCACCAGCACGTTTTTGCCGGCCAGGTTTTCCGGCATCGGATCAAGCCACTGTATTTTTTTAATTTCGCTGTTGGTTTCGTAACCAAAGTCGTTGGCGTAATAAGCCGTGCTGACCGCGTAAATCGGAATGTTCAAAAAACAGCGCAAAATGCGCGCCGGAATGAAGCCCCCGCCGCCGATGGCGATCATGGCGTCATAGCGCACGCCGCTTGCCTGTATTTTTCCGGCCAACTCTTTCAAAACACGATGAACATCATCATAGGTGTACCAAATTTTTTTAACCATAACCGTCTGTCCGCTGGTTGGAGTCCGCCAAAGTCCCGCGCCGGCCAATGCAGGGCGCGGTATCGGCAAAAACAAAAACGGAAACCCTGCGACGGATTTCCGTTTGACATCCGCCTCCGGCTTATTCGCCTTTGGCTTTCATGACTTTGCGGCCGCGGTACATGCCGTTGGGCGACACATGGTGCGGGCGGTGCACTTCACCGGTTGCACTGTCCACGGAAAGGGCGGGCGCGGTCAGGGCGTCATGCGAGCGGTGCATACCGCGTTTGGAGGGGGATTTTTTGTTTTGTTGAACAGCCATTTCAAGCTCCTGGAAAAATGATGAAAAATTCAGTTGTTGCTTTTCAGCCCGGATAATACCGCAAACGGATTGGGTTTGCCGCAACCGGCATCCGCATATTCTGCAATCACGCAGTTTTCATGACGCGGCGCGTAAGGCATCGCCATCAGAATCTGATCTTCGGCCAAGGTGCGCACGGACAAAACATCGGGGCAAAGCATGCCGTCCAAACCGTCATCCGCCGCCATGGCGGCATCCAATGCCACCTCATCGTCAAACAACACAATGCGCGCGCATTCGTCCAATTCAAACGCCAGCGGCTGCATGCAGCACTGGCAGACCAGCGTCATCCCGCCGTGCACGGAAAAATCAAGAAACGGACGGCTTAGTTTGTCTGTTCCGCCGCGCAACGAAATCCGCAAAGGCTTCGTCTTGTCTGCCAAATATTCATGCGACTTTACCCGCTCGTCCATCTCCTCGGGAGACAAACAGCCTTCCAGCACGCATCCCTGCGCCGCAAACGTTCGCGGGTCAATCAAATCAGGCTCTAACATAAACTGTGCATGATATAATCCGGCTGGTTTGACGTCAATGTTTTTATTACTATGAATCTGCCGATTATCCTCGGCTCGAGTTCCGTTTTCCGCCGCCAGCAGCTCGAACGGCTGGGACTGCCTTTTCAGACGGCCGCGCCCGATTTTGACGAAACGCCCATTCCCGGGGAAACCGCCGCCGAAACCGCACTGCGGCTGGCGGTCGGCAAAGCCCGTTTGCTGGCCGACCGCTTCCCCGCCGCCCTGATTATCGGCGCGGATCAGGTAGTATGGTGCGGCGGCAGGCAGCTCGGCAAGCCGATGAGCGTGGCAAACGCACAACAGATGCTGACGGAATTGAGCGGACAACGCATCGAGTTTTACAGTGCAATCTGCCTGCTCAACAGTTTTTCAGACGGCCTGCAATGTCATGTGGACACAACGGTAGTAACCATGCGGCAACTGTCTGCGGAACAAATCAGCCGCTATCTGGCGCGCGAACCCGATGCGCTTTACTGCGCCGGAGCCGCCAAAAGCGAGGGATTAGGCTCGGTCTTGTTGGAAAAAGTGGAGAGCAGCGACCCAAACGCGCTGATTGGACTGCCGTTGTTCCGGCTGATTGATTTTTTGCAGCGCGAAGGCGTATCCCTTATTTAGGATCTGTTGACAATCAGCCCCTA
The window above is part of the Neisseria bacilliformis genome. Proteins encoded here:
- a CDS encoding phosphoribosyltransferase, translated to MVKKIWYTYDDVHRVLKELAGKIQASGVRYDAMIAIGGGGFIPARILRCFLNIPIYAVSTAYYANDFGYETNSEIKKIQWLDPMPENLAGKNVLVVDEVDDSRVTLEFVLNELQKENFAEIGVAVLHEKIKEKAGKLPEGIRYFSGITVEDWWINYPWDAEDIAAHNLLAAGHGEAQPE
- the rpmF gene encoding 50S ribosomal protein L32, which codes for MAVQQNKKSPSKRGMHRSHDALTAPALSVDSATGEVHRPHHVSPNGMYRGRKVMKAKGE
- a CDS encoding YceD family protein is translated as MLEPDLIDPRTFAAQGCVLEGCLSPEEMDERVKSHEYLADKTKPLRISLRGGTDKLSRPFLDFSVHGGMTLVCQCCMQPLAFELDECARIVLFDDEVALDAAMAADDGLDGMLCPDVLSVRTLAEDQILMAMPYAPRHENCVIAEYADAGCGKPNPFAVLSGLKSNN
- a CDS encoding Maf family protein; the protein is MNLPIILGSSSVFRRQQLERLGLPFQTAAPDFDETPIPGETAAETALRLAVGKARLLADRFPAALIIGADQVVWCGGRQLGKPMSVANAQQMLTELSGQRIEFYSAICLLNSFSDGLQCHVDTTVVTMRQLSAEQISRYLAREPDALYCAGAAKSEGLGSVLLEKVESSDPNALIGLPLFRLIDFLQREGVSLI